Proteins encoded in a region of the Haloarcula sp. CBA1129 genome:
- a CDS encoding SatD family protein, translating to MAERWCVIIGDVIGSRSVTDREALRASLNQGVSRATDALADQTVAPFSVLKGVDEVGGVIRNPGHAYRAIREITESIHPTAIRFAVVHGEVDVGMTTSEVSEMDGPAFHKADTLLADITENGRAVALHDPVVKSWLLSLLADQIHLLFAWKQEWTPHQASIVREYRERKSMQALADDRDVSIQAVSQTLSRAKAKMVLSTEANLEAAMTEVWE from the coding sequence ATGGCGGAACGGTGGTGCGTCATCATCGGTGATGTCATCGGGTCACGGTCAGTCACAGATAGAGAGGCGTTGCGGGCGTCGCTCAATCAGGGCGTGTCACGAGCGACCGACGCACTCGCCGACCAGACGGTTGCGCCGTTCTCGGTGTTGAAGGGGGTTGACGAAGTCGGAGGGGTCATCAGAAACCCCGGACATGCTTACCGCGCTATCCGGGAAATCACCGAATCGATACACCCGACTGCGATTCGGTTTGCGGTTGTCCACGGAGAAGTTGACGTGGGGATGACAACGAGCGAGGTTTCAGAGATGGATGGCCCTGCGTTCCACAAAGCAGATACGTTGCTAGCTGACATCACGGAAAACGGTCGGGCCGTTGCGCTGCACGATCCTGTCGTGAAGTCTTGGCTACTTTCACTGCTTGCCGACCAGATACACCTGCTGTTTGCGTGGAAACAGGAATGGACGCCACACCAAGCGTCAATCGTTCGTGAGTACCGCGAAAGAAAGAGTATGCAGGCGTTGGCTGACGACCGAGACGTATCGATTCAGGCCGTCTCACAGACGCTTTCGCGGGCAAAGGCGAAGATGGTACTGTCAACCGAAGCGAATCTTGAAGCGGCTATGACGGAGGTCTGGGAATGA
- a CDS encoding cob(I)yrinic acid a,c-diamide adenosyltransferase, producing MSDNTAGPTAEPISPSTPEEFGLVQVWWGDGKGKTTAALGMATRAVGHGYRVHLLQFMKGGTSTVEDVRGEYNAIAALPGFSYENAGHYGWHGFLDGSEDDEHEARAKGALDRAQELVQASADADLSTPRDADGPPEEGVNMLVFDEILYAANRGLVNPEDVLGLIEAKPDDLELVLTGGHERPEFLTDHADLITEVSKEKHPIDAGQGARKGTEF from the coding sequence ATGAGCGACAACACGGCCGGACCGACCGCCGAGCCCATCAGTCCGAGCACACCCGAGGAGTTCGGGCTGGTACAGGTCTGGTGGGGCGACGGCAAGGGCAAGACGACGGCGGCACTGGGGATGGCGACCCGCGCCGTCGGCCACGGCTATCGGGTCCACCTCCTGCAGTTCATGAAAGGCGGGACCAGCACCGTCGAGGACGTGCGCGGTGAGTACAACGCTATCGCCGCGCTGCCGGGCTTCTCCTACGAGAACGCCGGCCACTACGGCTGGCACGGCTTCCTCGACGGGAGCGAGGACGACGAGCACGAGGCCCGCGCGAAGGGAGCACTCGACCGGGCACAGGAACTCGTTCAAGCCAGTGCTGACGCCGACCTCTCGACGCCGCGGGACGCCGACGGGCCACCAGAGGAGGGCGTCAATATGCTCGTCTTCGACGAGATTCTCTACGCCGCGAACCGCGGCCTCGTCAACCCCGAAGACGTACTCGGGCTTATCGAGGCCAAGCCCGACGACCTTGAACTCGTCCTGACAGGCGGACACGAACGGCCAGAGTTCCTGACCGACCACGCGGACCTCATCACGGAGGTCAGCAAGGAGAAACACCCCATCGACGCTGGACAGGGCGCGCGGAAAGGCACAGAATTCTAA
- a CDS encoding adenosylcobinamide amidohydrolase: protein MFETTVRDGVCQIRREGAHWLSTAWDGGYRTADTVYNVTVPEGFERTDLDTYRAERLSATGFPAGPALLTGVHMEHARCARCGPVSVLATAGISNPAALPMTAGATPDAAAGPSDSPDWRPGTVNLIVGVDRALDDGALATLLGTAVEAKAATLLDTAGVPGTTSDAAIVGCVPSAERASFAGSATEVGAAARVCVRDAIRASLAARYDGDALPTVEDAAYGVVTDRDTVVFEP from the coding sequence ATGTTTGAGACGACCGTTCGGGACGGCGTCTGTCAGATTCGCCGCGAGGGAGCACACTGGCTCTCGACGGCGTGGGACGGGGGCTACCGGACCGCCGACACAGTCTACAACGTCACCGTCCCGGAAGGGTTCGAACGGACTGACCTCGACACGTACCGCGCTGAGCGGCTGTCCGCGACCGGCTTCCCCGCCGGTCCGGCGTTGCTCACCGGCGTCCACATGGAACACGCCCGCTGTGCCCGCTGTGGCCCGGTGTCGGTGCTGGCAACCGCTGGCATCTCGAACCCTGCGGCGTTGCCGATGACGGCGGGGGCGACGCCGGATGCGGCCGCCGGTCCGTCTGACAGCCCCGACTGGCGACCCGGAACGGTCAATCTCATTGTCGGCGTCGACCGCGCGCTGGACGACGGCGCGCTGGCGACGCTGCTTGGCACGGCCGTCGAGGCGAAGGCCGCGACGCTACTCGACACAGCGGGCGTTCCGGGAACAACATCGGACGCGGCCATCGTCGGCTGTGTCCCGAGCGCTGAGCGCGCATCCTTCGCCGGCAGTGCAACAGAAGTTGGGGCCGCTGCCCGCGTCTGTGTCCGTGATGCCATCCGGGCAAGTCTGGCCGCCCGCTACGACGGGGATGCGTTGCCGACCGTCGAGGACGCGGCGTACGGCGTCGTCACCGACCGGGACACTGTGGTTTTCGAGCCGTGA
- a CDS encoding threonine-phosphate decarboxylase produces the protein MDPDSVESLRAGGGGRAEDAIGPDGRVPHGSSDDPDLLDFSANTNPRVPPDAGKAYRETFETARSYPADDYPEFRAAAASVVSCEPEQVIPTAGGLEAIRLAIQTTVRAGDRVLVPFPSFGEYAREVRLQGGTPEFVPHDELLTADPSGHALAIVCNPNNPTGEAADSPALRAFADDCLAAGTTLLVDEAFLGFTDKRSLAGREGVVVARSLTKLFGLPGIRMGYAVGSGEVLDRLATARRAWSMSAPAAAVGTHCYGQTEFVAETKAHVESERARMRDRLSARFDVFPSDAPFLLLSVSDADKSVDDILASAREAGLALRDARTFRGLGSHIRVAVRAPEENDRLLDALDV, from the coding sequence ATGGATCCTGATTCGGTCGAGAGCTTGCGGGCGGGTGGTGGTGGCAGGGCCGAAGACGCTATCGGTCCGGACGGCCGCGTTCCGCACGGCAGTAGCGACGATCCGGACCTGCTGGACTTCAGCGCGAACACGAACCCCCGCGTCCCGCCGGACGCAGGGAAAGCGTACCGAGAGACCTTCGAGACCGCCCGCTCGTATCCGGCGGACGACTACCCCGAATTCCGAGCGGCCGCGGCGTCCGTTGTCAGTTGCGAGCCGGAGCAGGTGATACCAACGGCCGGCGGCCTCGAAGCGATACGTTTGGCGATCCAGACAACGGTCCGAGCGGGGGATCGGGTGCTCGTCCCGTTCCCCAGTTTCGGCGAGTACGCCCGCGAGGTCCGTCTACAGGGCGGGACACCGGAGTTCGTTCCACACGACGAACTGCTGACTGCCGACCCGTCCGGCCACGCGCTGGCAATCGTCTGTAACCCGAACAATCCGACCGGAGAGGCCGCCGACTCGCCGGCGCTCCGGGCCTTCGCCGACGACTGTCTCGCGGCCGGGACAACACTGCTGGTCGACGAGGCCTTTCTCGGATTCACCGACAAACGGTCGCTGGCAGGCCGAGAGGGGGTCGTCGTCGCGCGCTCGCTGACGAAACTGTTCGGCCTTCCCGGTATCCGAATGGGCTACGCTGTCGGCTCGGGCGAGGTGCTGGACCGACTCGCTACCGCACGCCGCGCCTGGTCGATGAGCGCGCCGGCGGCCGCGGTCGGGACACACTGCTACGGCCAGACTGAGTTCGTCGCCGAGACAAAGGCCCATGTCGAGTCCGAGCGAGCACGGATGCGTGACCGGCTCTCGGCGCGGTTCGACGTGTTTCCTTCCGATGCACCGTTCCTCCTGCTGTCGGTCAGCGACGCGGACAAGTCCGTCGATGACATCCTTGCCTCGGCCCGCGAAGCTGGTCTTGCCCTCCGCGACGCCCGAACGTTCCGCGGTCTCGGCTCGCACATCCGCGTCGCCGTCAGAGCCCCCGAGGAAAACGACCGGCTGCTGGACGCGCTAGATGTTTGA
- a CDS encoding PAS domain-containing protein, translating to MADTIRVLHVDDTQGFAEMAAEYLERAADDLTVVTETRPETALARLDDSFDCVVSDYEMPERNGLELFHQVRNRYPDLPFMLFTGKGNESVASEAITAGVTDYLQKDGSTDQYTVLANRIRNAVERRRARRERERSERRFEAVFQDPQTLVGVLDPDGTVRKANQTALEAVDASRETVIGQPFWELSWWPDGHSAEVQEWVDRAAAGEYVEIEIDHTRIESTQFSYHGYIRPVRDDNGDIVSLVASGHDVTGKKERTEKLERTRDLLSQTEQLASVGGWEIDVTDGPPYEGNPTAGFYHLHGLDPDEHVPVEQTGELLHPEDRRQVKNALSALLTDGEPFDVEARIVTPDGETRWVRSMGVPVGEASEFSKCRGAMVDITDQKRQAAELERTTDLLRHTQQIADVGGWELDISEPPYEATWTDQLFEIFEIPPRDPLTPEDVLSFVHPDDHDRVAAETERLIAEGEGLTQEYRIMTGEGKERWLRVISEQPEHRDDIIRGATLDITDQKQTTRALKERERTLRQHKEFTDDILDAVDDVFFLLDENGRVRRWNKPLERVTGYPGDTLSSMDGEALFRAEDCERVSDAFRTGDTTLELPLVNDDGEPVPYEFIFDRVKNPAGETRVAAIGRDISARKEREETLARANRQLQTILETTTALVFVKDSDGRYQRINQRFREIFLEGAIDAVGKTDAELFPEQTAERFRADDREVIETGKSIEREEEVPTTDGTRTFLTLKNPIYDDEGTVTGICGIATDITERAEYKAHVERQKERLDEFASIVSHDLRNPLDVAMGRTRLAKADQSGEHLPVIERSLNRMQELIDDLLTLARQGESVAELQPVAIGNAVEQAWRSVQTGTATLEADTEDPVVADPTRLQQLFENLIRNSIEHGTAVSTEEAQEGDVTPVSNAQTKSETRAGMTDDSVTVSVGDLADSSGFYVADDGTGIPEDEREEVLRSGYSTSEDGTGFGLAIVREIAEAHDWTVTVTESADGGARFEFRGVDTAE from the coding sequence ATGGCCGATACGATCCGTGTGCTCCACGTGGATGACACACAGGGGTTCGCCGAGATGGCGGCCGAGTATCTCGAACGAGCAGCCGACGACCTGACAGTCGTCACGGAGACGCGCCCCGAGACCGCCTTAGCCCGCCTCGACGATAGTTTCGACTGTGTCGTCAGCGATTACGAGATGCCGGAGCGAAACGGGTTAGAGCTGTTCCATCAGGTCCGGAATCGCTATCCGGATCTGCCGTTCATGCTCTTTACCGGGAAAGGAAACGAGAGTGTTGCAAGCGAGGCCATCACGGCGGGTGTCACGGACTACCTCCAGAAAGACGGGAGCACGGACCAGTACACGGTTCTGGCCAACCGCATCCGGAACGCCGTCGAGCGCCGGCGCGCCCGCCGGGAGCGCGAACGGAGCGAACGGCGATTCGAAGCCGTCTTTCAGGACCCACAGACACTGGTCGGCGTTCTCGATCCGGATGGGACAGTCCGCAAGGCGAACCAGACGGCGCTGGAAGCGGTCGACGCCTCGCGAGAGACGGTCATCGGCCAGCCGTTCTGGGAGCTATCGTGGTGGCCCGATGGGCATTCGGCCGAGGTTCAAGAGTGGGTCGACCGCGCCGCCGCCGGCGAGTACGTCGAGATCGAGATCGATCACACCAGAATCGAATCAACGCAGTTCAGCTATCACGGCTACATACGGCCAGTCAGAGACGACAACGGCGATATCGTCTCGCTCGTTGCATCGGGCCACGACGTGACAGGAAAGAAAGAGCGCACCGAGAAACTCGAGCGGACGCGCGACCTGCTCTCACAGACCGAGCAGCTCGCGTCAGTCGGGGGGTGGGAAATCGATGTGACCGACGGCCCGCCGTACGAGGGGAATCCGACAGCGGGGTTCTACCACCTTCACGGTCTGGACCCTGACGAGCACGTTCCCGTAGAACAGACCGGTGAGTTGCTCCACCCGGAAGATCGCAGGCAGGTGAAGAATGCACTCTCGGCGCTCTTGACAGACGGCGAACCGTTCGACGTCGAGGCCAGAATCGTGACGCCGGACGGCGAGACGCGGTGGGTGCGGTCCATGGGCGTCCCCGTTGGAGAGGCGAGTGAGTTCAGCAAGTGCCGCGGCGCGATGGTCGACATCACCGATCAGAAGCGACAGGCGGCGGAACTCGAACGGACGACCGATCTGCTCCGGCATACCCAGCAGATCGCAGATGTCGGTGGGTGGGAACTCGACATCTCCGAGCCGCCGTACGAGGCGACGTGGACAGACCAGCTTTTCGAGATCTTCGAGATCCCACCGAGAGACCCCCTGACTCCGGAGGACGTGCTCAGTTTCGTTCACCCCGACGACCACGACCGCGTTGCAGCGGAAACGGAACGGCTCATTGCGGAGGGAGAGGGACTCACACAGGAGTATCGCATCATGACGGGCGAGGGCAAGGAGCGATGGCTCCGTGTCATCTCGGAGCAGCCCGAGCACCGAGACGACATCATCCGTGGAGCAACCCTCGATATCACTGACCAGAAACAGACGACGCGGGCGCTCAAAGAACGAGAGCGGACGCTGAGACAGCACAAGGAGTTCACTGATGACATTCTGGATGCCGTCGACGACGTGTTCTTCCTACTCGATGAGAACGGGCGGGTCAGGCGCTGGAACAAACCCCTAGAGCGCGTGACCGGGTATCCCGGTGACACTCTCTCCTCGATGGATGGGGAGGCGTTGTTCCGAGCGGAGGACTGCGAGCGCGTCTCCGACGCGTTCCGGACTGGCGACACCACGCTGGAACTACCGCTCGTGAACGACGACGGCGAACCCGTTCCGTACGAGTTCATCTTCGACCGGGTCAAAAATCCTGCGGGCGAGACACGAGTCGCCGCCATCGGACGCGATATCTCGGCTCGGAAAGAGCGTGAAGAGACACTCGCCAGAGCGAACCGACAGCTCCAGACGATCCTCGAAACCACGACCGCACTGGTGTTCGTCAAGGACAGCGACGGACGGTATCAGCGCATAAACCAACGGTTCCGGGAGATATTCCTCGAGGGGGCGATAGACGCGGTTGGCAAGACTGATGCGGAACTGTTCCCGGAGCAAACTGCCGAACGATTTCGCGCTGACGACCGGGAGGTGATAGAGACCGGCAAATCGATCGAGCGCGAGGAAGAAGTCCCGACTACCGACGGCACACGGACCTTCCTCACACTCAAGAACCCGATTTACGACGACGAGGGAACCGTCACGGGGATCTGTGGTATCGCCACCGACATCACCGAACGGGCCGAGTACAAGGCCCATGTCGAGCGCCAGAAGGAGCGCCTCGACGAGTTCGCAAGCATCGTCTCGCATGACCTCCGGAACCCACTCGATGTTGCAATGGGGCGGACACGACTCGCCAAGGCGGACCAGTCGGGGGAACATCTGCCAGTCATCGAGCGGTCGCTCAACCGTATGCAGGAACTTATCGACGACCTCCTGACACTGGCCCGTCAGGGAGAATCCGTCGCCGAGCTTCAGCCGGTCGCCATCGGAAACGCAGTCGAACAGGCTTGGCGGAGCGTCCAGACCGGGACGGCCACGCTCGAAGCTGACACTGAAGACCCGGTAGTCGCGGACCCAACGCGACTCCAGCAACTGTTCGAGAACCTTATTCGGAACAGTATCGAGCACGGCACAGCGGTCTCGACGGAGGAAGCACAGGAGGGCGACGTAACGCCGGTATCAAACGCGCAAACGAAATCCGAGACACGGGCCGGGATGACCGATGACAGTGTCACCGTCAGCGTCGGCGATCTTGCCGACAGCTCGGGCTTTTACGTGGCTGACGATGGCACCGGCATCCCCGAGGACGAACGCGAGGAAGTGTTGCGGAGCGGGTACTCGACCTCGGAGGACGGGACCGGGTTCGGCCTCGCCATCGTCCGGGAGATCGCCGAGGCACACGACTGGACAGTCACCGTGACCGAGAGCGCTGACGGGGGCGCTCGGTTCGAGTTCCGTGGCGTCGATACTGCAGAGTGA
- a CDS encoding NTP transferase domain-containing protein gives MCGGRGTRLDTDAEKPLFRVDGVPMVDRVVGALQDSTVERIIAVTSPNAPETRTYLDVPCIETPGEGYVADLNAALDDDRLSRPVLTVAADLPLLDGEIVDRVLDEHSGGSLTVLVPASLKRRLGVSDDTTFENGDREVAPTGVNVVGDGPDDAWLTRDRRVAVNVNTLSDAHVAEQWL, from the coding sequence ATGTGTGGCGGGCGCGGGACGCGACTGGACACCGATGCCGAGAAACCGCTGTTCCGGGTCGACGGCGTCCCGATGGTTGACCGGGTCGTCGGCGCACTGCAGGATAGCACCGTCGAACGGATTATCGCTGTAACGTCGCCGAACGCGCCGGAGACGCGGACATATCTGGACGTGCCCTGTATCGAGACGCCGGGTGAGGGGTACGTCGCGGACCTCAACGCGGCGCTCGACGACGACCGGCTCTCACGGCCGGTACTGACCGTCGCCGCCGACCTGCCGCTGCTTGACGGGGAGATAGTTGACCGCGTACTCGACGAGCACAGCGGCGGGTCGCTGACAGTGCTGGTCCCGGCTTCGCTGAAGCGAAGACTCGGTGTGAGCGACGACACGACGTTCGAAAACGGCGACAGAGAAGTCGCGCCGACGGGCGTCAACGTCGTCGGCGACGGCCCCGATGATGCTTGGCTCACGCGGGACCGACGCGTCGCAGTTAACGTGAACACGCTGTCTGACGCCCACGTCGCAGAACAGTGGCTGTGA
- the cobS gene encoding adenosylcobinamide-GDP ribazoletransferase: MVLTAVRGAIGFLSRLPVGHSERAWDAFVETPAAFPLAGYVIGGLVALPFLAAGLLPAPVVAAAYLGSVVLVTGVNHADGLADLGDAAVVHGDPAERRDVMRDTTVGVGAVLALGTVLLALALAALAAAGLPPLVALALVVSAEVSAKLSMATLACIGRPSHDGFGSTVLDGTGPKQLLASLAVALPAAVVAVPATAVAVLTGPLLAVGLSRWADRRLGGVGGDAFGAANELTRAVALHVGVAAWSVFGTLLGDWGVLAWTLS, from the coding sequence GTGGTTCTGACCGCGGTCCGGGGTGCCATCGGATTTCTCTCGCGGCTCCCAGTGGGCCACAGCGAACGGGCGTGGGACGCCTTCGTCGAAACGCCGGCGGCGTTCCCGCTGGCCGGCTACGTCATCGGCGGCCTCGTCGCGCTTCCGTTCCTTGCTGCCGGCCTGCTCCCGGCACCGGTCGTCGCCGCGGCGTATCTCGGAAGCGTCGTCCTCGTCACCGGCGTCAACCACGCGGACGGCCTCGCAGACCTCGGTGACGCCGCTGTCGTCCACGGCGACCCCGCGGAGCGCCGCGATGTGATGCGGGACACGACCGTCGGCGTCGGAGCCGTCCTCGCGCTGGGGACCGTGCTTCTCGCGCTCGCACTGGCCGCGCTGGCCGCTGCCGGGCTCCCACCGCTAGTCGCTCTCGCGCTCGTGGTCTCGGCCGAAGTCAGCGCGAAGCTTTCGATGGCGACGCTTGCCTGCATCGGCCGTCCGAGCCACGATGGGTTCGGGTCAACGGTCCTCGACGGGACCGGCCCGAAGCAGCTTCTCGCTTCGCTCGCCGTCGCGCTCCCGGCCGCTGTCGTCGCCGTTCCGGCGACCGCAGTCGCAGTCCTCACCGGTCCGCTGCTCGCCGTTGGCCTCTCACGATGGGCCGACCGCCGACTGGGTGGCGTCGGCGGCGACGCCTTCGGCGCGGCCAACGAACTCACACGGGCTGTCGCGCTCCACGTCGGCGTCGCTGCATGGTCGGTTTTTGGGACTCTACTGGGCGACTGGGGGGTGCTCGCATGGACGCTCTCGTGA
- the cbiB gene encoding adenosylcobinamide-phosphate synthase CbiB yields the protein MLSALAVAVAGGLELAVGEPPTRFHPVAWFGRLVGAVDREWEHPLAVGTLAAVLLPLGAAGVVGAGVALVASLAPPAAVALAGLALFLTTSLRSLLSTARDVIADTEGDLHAAREGLLALAGRDAGDLSAGEVRSAAVESTSENLADGLVASLAAFVLGGAVATGVGLPPLPVAAGAAAWVKAVNTMDSMLGYRSKRVGTPAARLDDAVMWLPARISALLLALACGSPRSVARARFWLDGVPSPNSGWPMGTAAAALDVRLEKPGVYVLNPTGHLPDVTTARRSVQRVGVAGVLAYLLAGVGVFAWF from the coding sequence GTGTTGAGCGCGCTGGCCGTGGCCGTCGCCGGCGGGCTAGAACTCGCCGTCGGCGAACCACCGACCCGCTTTCACCCAGTCGCGTGGTTCGGGCGGCTCGTCGGGGCTGTCGACCGCGAGTGGGAGCACCCGCTCGCAGTCGGGACGCTTGCCGCAGTGTTGTTGCCGCTCGGAGCCGCCGGGGTCGTCGGCGCGGGGGTCGCACTCGTCGCGAGCCTCGCACCGCCGGCCGCCGTCGCGCTCGCCGGCCTCGCGCTGTTTTTGACCACGAGCCTCCGCAGCCTCCTCTCGACCGCCCGTGACGTCATCGCCGACACGGAGGGCGACCTCCATGCCGCTCGTGAGGGGTTGCTTGCACTTGCCGGCCGCGACGCCGGCGATCTCTCGGCAGGCGAGGTCCGCAGCGCGGCCGTCGAGAGCACATCGGAGAACCTCGCTGACGGTCTCGTCGCGTCGCTGGCCGCGTTCGTTCTTGGCGGGGCCGTCGCAACGGGCGTCGGCCTGCCACCGCTTCCCGTCGCCGCTGGCGCGGCGGCGTGGGTCAAGGCCGTCAACACGATGGATTCGATGTTGGGCTACCGCTCGAAGAGGGTCGGGACGCCCGCGGCGCGGCTCGACGACGCCGTGATGTGGCTCCCAGCCCGAATAAGTGCGCTCCTGCTCGCGCTCGCCTGTGGGTCGCCCCGGTCGGTGGCCCGCGCTCGGTTCTGGCTGGACGGCGTTCCCTCGCCGAACTCCGGGTGGCCGATGGGGACAGCCGCCGCAGCGCTCGACGTTCGACTCGAAAAGCCGGGCGTGTACGTCCTGAACCCCACAGGACACCTTCCCGACGTAACGACGGCCCGGCGCAGCGTGCAGCGGGTCGGCGTCGCCGGAGTGCTGGCATACCTGCTGGCCGGGGTGGGGGTGTTCGCGTGGTTCTGA
- a CDS encoding HAD family hydrolase gives MALSFDLFETLVAADRPSEPWDAVAAALSARSVRVPDDWEDAYRSAHRDYDRGREAPLDEHVRLALASRGVEVTEATATEAVLDAFDGPVAVRDGAIEALDAAAKRGPVGICSNCSVPGLVERTIERAAIESQSGHSFDAVVTSVGCGWRKPHQRIFEATADALNVALADLVHVGDDARTDGGAGRVGARSVLLDDRSLPAIAEQLLEGELC, from the coding sequence GTGGCACTCTCGTTCGACCTGTTCGAGACGCTCGTCGCGGCAGACCGGCCGTCGGAGCCGTGGGACGCCGTCGCAGCGGCGCTTTCGGCCCGGTCGGTTCGGGTACCGGACGACTGGGAGGACGCCTACCGTTCGGCCCACCGCGACTACGACCGCGGCCGGGAAGCGCCGCTTGACGAGCACGTCCGTCTGGCGCTTGCCAGCCGCGGGGTCGAGGTCACCGAGGCGACGGCGACCGAGGCCGTTCTCGACGCGTTCGACGGCCCGGTAGCGGTCCGCGACGGAGCCATAGAGGCACTAGACGCCGCAGCGAAGCGGGGACCGGTCGGAATCTGCTCGAACTGCAGTGTCCCGGGGTTGGTCGAGCGAACAATCGAGCGGGCGGCCATCGAATCGCAGAGCGGTCACTCGTTCGACGCCGTCGTCACCAGCGTCGGCTGTGGGTGGCGGAAACCCCATCAGCGCATCTTCGAGGCGACTGCCGACGCGCTCAACGTGGCGCTCGCCGACCTCGTCCACGTCGGCGACGACGCCCGGACAGACGGCGGCGCGGGTCGCGTGGGCGCACGGTCGGTTCTGCTGGACGACCGCTCGCTACCGGCAATAGCCGAACAGCTCCTGGAGGGGGAGCTGTGTTGA
- a CDS encoding translation initiation factor IF-5A — MAREQTEVRELDEGSYVMIEDTPCKINSYSTAKPGKHGSAKARIDAKGVFDGKKRSLSQPVDAKVWVPIVNRKQGQVVSTDGNDAQVMDLDTYDTFTMRVPEDIDLQPDDEIEYLQYEEQRKITRS, encoded by the coding sequence ATGGCAAGAGAGCAGACCGAAGTTCGAGAGCTCGACGAAGGAAGCTACGTCATGATCGAGGACACGCCGTGTAAGATCAACTCCTACAGCACGGCCAAGCCGGGCAAGCACGGCAGCGCCAAGGCCCGAATCGACGCCAAGGGCGTCTTCGACGGGAAGAAGCGCTCGCTGTCCCAGCCTGTCGACGCGAAGGTCTGGGTCCCGATCGTCAACCGGAAGCAGGGGCAGGTCGTCTCCACGGACGGTAACGACGCACAGGTGATGGACCTCGACACCTACGACACGTTCACGATGCGTGTCCCTGAGGACATCGACCTCCAGCCTGACGACGAGATCGAGTACCTCCAGTACGAAGAGCAGCGCAAGATCACACGCTCGTAA
- the speB gene encoding agmatinase, which translates to MLPGAGADRGAADYALVGAPLDASTSFRPGARFGPRRIRQFGRQFDDYDHRTGQHFTDCSVYDHGDIGPTADVAEYLTFLEGTLSDFDSEGAVPLVLGGEHTVSVAGVRALDPDVFVCLDAHLDLRESYAGDEYSHATVTHHALSVADEAIVLGARTGSEAEWDRAAADDVTAVPPADVADWTPDFDDERVYLSVDIDAADPGFAPGTGTPEPFGLDPGEIHDVVRAVAPQAVGFDVVEVNDRDDGQAATLAAKLLRAFVFAHATDE; encoded by the coding sequence ATGTTGCCCGGTGCGGGGGCCGACCGCGGGGCGGCCGACTACGCGCTCGTCGGCGCACCACTCGACGCATCCACGTCGTTTCGCCCCGGCGCACGCTTTGGCCCGCGCCGCATCCGTCAGTTCGGTCGGCAGTTCGACGATTACGACCACCGCACCGGCCAGCACTTCACTGACTGTTCTGTGTACGACCACGGCGATATCGGTCCCACGGCCGATGTCGCCGAGTACCTCACCTTCCTTGAGGGCACCCTCTCGGATTTCGATAGCGAGGGGGCCGTCCCCCTCGTCCTCGGCGGCGAACACACCGTCTCCGTCGCCGGCGTGCGCGCCCTCGACCCCGACGTGTTCGTTTGTCTGGACGCCCATCTGGACCTACGGGAGTCCTACGCCGGGGATGAGTACTCCCACGCGACGGTGACCCACCACGCGCTTTCAGTGGCTGACGAAGCGATTGTATTGGGTGCACGCACCGGGTCGGAAGCCGAGTGGGACCGCGCCGCTGCCGACGACGTGACCGCCGTTCCGCCAGCGGACGTGGCCGACTGGACGCCCGACTTCGACGACGAGCGGGTGTATCTCTCCGTCGACATCGATGCCGCCGACCCCGGGTTCGCGCCGGGAACCGGAACGCCGGAGCCGTTCGGCCTCGACCCGGGAGAGATACACGACGTGGTCCGGGCCGTCGCGCCGCAGGCCGTCGGCTTCGACGTGGTCGAGGTCAACGACCGCGACGACGGTCAGGCGGCGACGCTGGCCGCGAAACTCCTGCGAGCGTTCGTGTTCGCCCACGCCACCGACGAGTAA